The Bdellovibrio sp. NC01 genome includes the window TATTAGCGTGGTTATTCAGCGGTAATAAGAATGATACGGCTCCGAAACCAGGCGGCCCAACGGCAGCAGGTCCGGCGGCTCCGGGCTCTCCACAAGATGCTTTTGCGAAATTGAAACCGGAACAGCAAGCACTTGTTCGTCAGCGTTATAAAGACGCGAAGAACTTGTACATGGCTGGTAAATATCAATTGGCGCAAGACGAGATCGTAAAAATTCGCGAGATCGTTCCCGACTATGAAGACTTAAAAGAAATCGAACGTCTTTCTAAAGAGGCGATGTTCATCCAAGAACAACAACGCCGTCAGGAAGAAATCGAAAAAGCAAAAGTCGAAGCGGAAGAAAAAATTCTTAAGCAAGTGGCCGAATGCCAAAAGAAAATCAATCCAGACATCACAGAAGAGATGATGGATGATTGCTTAAGCAGTGTGATGCAATTCAATCCGGATCATCCAAAGATCAACGATTTGAAAGCTCAAGTGCAAACGATCGTCATTGCTCGTCAAGCGAAAGCAGCGGAAAAAGCGGCTTATCAAGGGCAAGTGGCGAAGCTTCGTGCGATTTACGACAAAGCTCAATCAGTGCATAAGTCGGCGAAAAATCCATTGGATGTTATCGCGGCTTACGAAAAAGTGGTTGAAGCCAAACTTCCAGATCCAAACGGTCTGAAAGGACAATCACAACGTAGCATCGCTTCGATTCGTCAGATGATGAATACAAAAACAGCAAGCTTCCAAGCAGAGGCTGACAAATTGTATTCGTCACAAAACATCAAAGGCGCGATTCTGTCGTTACGTAAAGCTCGTCAGATTGATCCTAATAATGACGAACTTCAACCGAAGATCGATAGATATGTCAGTGAACTTCGTAAGCAGATGATGAGTCTTTATCAAGAAGGAATTCTTGAAGAAAGCTTCGGTAACGTCGAAGGTGGCGAAGCTAAAGCAGGCGCCAAAGACAAGTGGAAAAAGATCTTGGATCTTGATGTCCCAGATGGCGAGTACTACAAAAAAGCCTACATCAAGCTTAAAAAGTACGGAGCTTTGTAATGAAGTTGCAGGAAAGATCATATAGCACCAAAGTTCTTCGTCCGAAGCCGTTAATTCATACGGAAGAGGATGGCTCGTTGATCGTGGTTGCAACTTCATGGGGGCAACCTGAACATGCGCAACGTGCGCTTGATGAGGTCGTAAAATACGTTAGTGCTGCAAAGGCTGACGTTGAAGTGACTTCGCCGTTTGAGTTTTTAACTTGTTTAACGGATGAAGCGAATTACGTGCGCACAAGTTTATTGATCGCAAATGATATTATCTATCGTGGTGATAATCGTGCGCAATATCAGTCGGGTGTTGAAGTGATGGCGCTGTTCCGTCGTGGCTCGCAGATCGCGTATGCTCACGTCGGTTGTCCAAGTTTGTATTTGCAACGTAATGGGCAGCGTTTGCAGCCGTTGTCTGTAGGTCTTGATTTATCCAGTGAATTGCAAGATGGTTCCGTTCTGCCGCCATTGCCTGCGCAATTATTGGGGATGGATCCAACTTGCCATATTCAATGTGGTCACACTTACGTGCGTGAGGGCGATCAACTGGTGTTATTAGCAAGCCCTGCGACAGCAACGTCGTTGTGGACTCGCGACGCTTATCAACAGGATTTGGGTGATATCACAAATCGTATGATTCAAGAGTTCCCTGAATCGCCATTTTGGCTGGGCCTTGTCGCCGTCTAAACTATTGCGAACTCATCATTTTTAGCTATTTAGAGCGCCTTGCAAGGGCGCTTTTTTGTTAGCTGTCATATTTCTGAACAGAAACTTCAGTGCCTAAAGCTCTTCATTTACAACTCTGCTTGGTTTGAATCTTGCGAAGATTCTTCTGATTTAAAAATTTAGCGAAGACTTAAGGATGCTTTTTTATGAAAAAACTTATGCTTGTACTTACCTGTTTAGTTGTTTCTACAGTGGCTCATGCGGAAAGCCGCACGTTTAAAAAAGTGAGCGCAGAAAAAGCGACGGTTAAAATTCTTCCCGATGGAGGCGCTGATTCTGGAGTCCAAGCTGCTGAATTTGTCGATGCTCAAGAAAACGATCAGTTCATCAAAATGCTTTTAGCGGACCCAACGTCAACGTTGGCAAAGCTAAGAACGCAAATTGAAAAAGAAACGTGTGAAGGTGCGACGAGCACTCCGGAAAATCCATGGATTGACGGTTGTGGTGAAGTCGAAGTCACAAACAGTGTGCAAACTTCATTCGGTCGTGGTGGCTGGATGGGCGCGGGCGCTGGCTATACTTTCTTTGTGGGTTTCAGAAACGACGGAACAGGTCATTTTTTTGAAGCATCACACATGTTCACGATCACTGAAGACGTTAGTGCTGATGTCAATGACGAAGGCGAATACATTGGATCTGTGACGAAAGACCTTAGTTTTGGAAAATTAACGAAGTTGCCAGAACCACAAAATTAATTTGGAGGAATCATGTTGAATGCACTTTCTAAAGCCATCACTTGTGCGTGCTTACTGACTTTGAGTAGTGCTGCCTTCGCAGCTGGTGGATTAAATCTTAAAGATCTTAAAGCTGGTGATGTGCTGGTTGGTAAAGACACAGTTTCAGGCCAGGCCTGCGAATTGGCGATCACTGCGGTTGATGGTTCGAAAAAATCCGTGGCTTTGACTTTGGGTTCAGAGGTTTTGCAAACAATTGAACTAAAGAAAGTGTTTTCGCTGAAAGTGAATTATGTCGGTGCTTACGCTAAAAAAGAGGGCACTGATGCGAACGGTGAATGGTACACATCCAATGTTGAAGCAAGTTTGAATCAAAATGTTTTGAATGGCGATACTCGCTATCAAATTAACAGAGTGATCTGGTGGCAAAACCACTATAAGCCGTATGATCCACACGTCGACTGTGCGGGGTTGAAATTGAAATAAGTTAAAATAAAAGGAGCTGCAAAGCTCCTTTTTTATTAGTCCTCTTCGTCGATTGTCGCTAAGGCTTTGTAAGCTTGGATGCGAACTTTCGCAAGCTCTGGTAGCTGGAGAGCAAGTTCCGTTCGTGATGGCGCATAAGTGTTGTCCCGAGATGTATCCCAGATTAATCCTAAAGCAATGTTCGCTCTTTGGATTTCTTGATCTAACATGTAGTTCTTAAATGAACGTTCAAACTTCTTACGTTGAGTATCTTTTGAAAGGCCGCGAGTATCCGCGCGCAACCAGTCGATCAGCTCTAAGAACAATGGATCACCACAGTCTTTTAAGTGATTTGATTCAAGCTCTTTAGAGTTCAGCAAAACGATGCAGCTATCCGACGTTTTTGAGTTTTTGATATTCAGATTCTTTTCGGCCACGTACTGCCACAAAGAAATCTTATTTTTGTTACCAAGACTGCGAAGCGTTTCCCAGTCTTTCTGGTTCAAGGCCACTTGGGCAGTCCAATTCAATAAATCAATGCTACGAGATTGGTTATTGCTAAGACGTTTTAGATCACGCAGTAGCGACGCCTCTTGATCCTGGCGCATCCAGCGTGAATAAGCCAAGCTCATCTTGCTCATCCATTCACTGTTGGGTTGGATGTACGGAGGAAGCTGATATTTACGCAAAAGATTTTGCAACTTTGTTGTCGTCGGCAAAATACTTTCTTGAAGCATCGGTAGCGGATTCACTTCGAAACGATCCAATAAAGTGTTGTACAACTTCGGTGATTCATCGTTGATGTACAAAACGTGATTGGAAATCGCCGCTGTTTTTAACGGACCTGCATTACGCCACATCGACCAACCTGATTCGATCAAGATCGGACGATCTTCAGGCCAGTGGGCTACGGGATTTTTTAGGACAGAAAACAACGAATGGGCAGGGAAGTCGGTATTATCGTCTTCATCTAAATTCGTTTCACCCAAAAGATCATAAAGGGTACGACCTAAATCAACCAAGCTTACGTTTTGATCGATTTTCCAATAGATCGCTTCATCACGTTTTTTACTTTGTGCAGGCTTAATCAACAATGCGACTTGCGTGTTTTCACTGTGCAAGTTGGTGGGGTTTAGTTCGCCCGTACGATCTTCAACATTGTGTCCGCTTAAGCCCACCAAGATGACAGTCGTTTTATCCCAACGGCCCTGCGCTTTTAATTGTTGGAAGAGTTCATATAAACTCTCGTCCAATTCATCCAGCTGGCTTTCGAAACTTAAATTACGAGTTTCACCAAGATCGGTTGTTGTTTCCGTCGTAACATAAGCAAGATCCGGAGCATACAAAACGCTAAAGAATGCGTTGTTGCCAACATCATGTTTCAACCACTGCAAAAACTGATTTGAAGTCTTTTTGATCGGGCGATAGTAAGAATTAAAATTTGGAACGATGTTATCGTCGAAAAGTTCGAAGCCCTGATTAAGGCCCGTTCTTCTAAAGATTGGTGCACCACCGGAAAAGAAACTTGTTCGATATTCTAAGCGCACGGCCAATTCAGATGCTAAGTCCAACTCGGGTGCTAGACCTGGACCACCGTTGTGACGCACTTTATGTTGAAAAGGATAAAGCCCGGTTAAAACAGAAGACAACGCAGGTGCTGCCAATGTTGATGGCGTATAGGCATGAGTGAAACGAACCGACTCTTTGCAAAGCAAATGAAAACCGCTGCGCGTCCCATTTCCTGATTCAGAATTGCAATTCACGTCGCCCACTGACAATTCGTCTACAGCGATCAATAGGATCGATTTCCTGTCATTTGTCTGACAAGAAAGCTGGACCAAGCTCAGTAGAAAAAGTGTGGTAAATAAAATGATTCTCAGCATACCTTGACCATGTGTAATCGATTTAGAGATAATGGCTCAATAGTTTATATAGGTCAAAGATTTGGAGGACTTCACACCATGCTCGCAGAAAAAATATTCACCGTAGCTCATCTAGCCGACCAAGTGGTTTTGTGGCTTTTGCTTCTTCTCAGTGTGCTGAGCATCGGAATGATCCTTGAAAGATATTTCGCTTTGAAAAAAGTGAACGCGGAATCCACGCGTGTTCGCGCAAGAATCAAGATGGCTCTTCAAAGCAACAGCTTGGAAGATGTTGAAGATCTTGCGAAAGATCCAAACTCTTTGGAAGGCCGTGCAGCTGGTTACGCAATGAAACACATGCGTGAATCAGGCAGCAAAGGTCTTGAAGAAGTATTCAACACATTTGCTTTAACGGAACGCCCAGAGCTAGAGAAGTTCTTGAACTTCCTTGCAACAGTCGGTTCGAATGCTCCTTACGTGGGATTGTTCGGTACGGTTTTGGGTATCATGAAAGCCTTCAACGATTTGGCACAATCTCCAGAGGCTGGCCAACAAACGGTGATGGCGGGTATCTCGATGGCCCTTGTTGCAACAGCGGCAGGTCTTTTCGTGGCGATCCCAGCGGTTATTTTCTACAACTACTACAGCAAACAAGTGCGCGGTATCTTCCAATCTCTTGAGAGTGTGAAAGAGTTGTGCCTTGCTTACGCTAAGAAAAAAGGTGTTTAACCATGGCAATGAAAACGGGACAAGATAACGAATCCATCGCGGATATTAACGTTGTCCCGTTGGTTGATATCATCCTGGTTGTTTTGATCATCTTCATGGTCACAGCACCCATGTTTATTAAGCCAACGATCAACGTAAATCTGCCAAAAGCAGCAAGTGGTGATCAAACAGCGCCAAGCAAATTGAATATTGCTTTAACTGCTGACGGCCGTATTAACTTGAATGGCACTTTCGTTAACGAAGATGCTGTGAAAGCAAAAGCGACTGAAGAAGTAGCTAAAAATGCAGATGTTCAAGCGATCATCTCTGCCGATAAAGACGTGCCACACGGTAAAGTTGTAGCCCTTCTTGATATCGTAAAAGGTGCAGGCGTGAAGAAATTCGCGATCAGCATCGACAAGAAATAGTCATTCACGACGTTTAAAAAAGAAAAAGGCTGAGGAAACTCAGCCTTTTTTATTTCTTCACTAAGCGTTCAACCGATTCTAGTTCCCGCCACCGTAATCACAAGCATAAGTTGATTGAGCGCAGGTATTCGAGATCAATTTCAACTTATTGTTGTGACACTCGAAAGTAATTGTTCCTGTATAGTTGTAGCAACTATTGATGGGCGTATTAATGCGTGGGACATTTTGACGGCAATTAAGTTGTGCGCGGCCTAAGTGCGCCAGCGCCGGGAAGCTCCAGCCTTTCCATCCTGTTTGTGATGGATATTGCGACAAGAAATTCAAATAGTCATAGCTTGTGTGGATGATGTATTTACCACGTGGACCATCGAAATAAGTCGGGAAGAAGTTGTAAGCTTGGTCGTACGTGGCATTCGTGTAAGTGAAATAAGTGCCCGCAGCACAA containing:
- a CDS encoding FHA domain-containing protein, which produces MARLKVRLRGKTVYDVALAEDRSYIAGRKEDCDIVLQPEKGISREHFKLSFQNGGWMVEVISRYGDLIFNGEQAQQFALEHGSAFTVPPYEFEFMMTADVGPVAEAPAMSADAGYGGGELQNPPAHIDAGGGDDYANEEKTVIGVAPTAAFIKIVDSSNETKEMIRLDAGDSWIAGRESSCHIQIRDQRVSRRQFEIRRAGSQYHILDLGSVNGTLLNGNPISSSDPTPIKSGDAITVLENYLYFELHDAHFQSRLEMVNVAPPSPLLPVASDVLPPEYQQAHMPNELMPYQGGMAPMPYQPQYPMGAPAPTGHMPPPAASGKFDFQKHRPKIIIGAVAVILLAWLFSGNKNDTAPKPGGPTAAGPAAPGSPQDAFAKLKPEQQALVRQRYKDAKNLYMAGKYQLAQDEIVKIREIVPDYEDLKEIERLSKEAMFIQEQQRRQEEIEKAKVEAEEKILKQVAECQKKINPDITEEMMDDCLSSVMQFNPDHPKINDLKAQVQTIVIARQAKAAEKAAYQGQVAKLRAIYDKAQSVHKSAKNPLDVIAAYEKVVEAKLPDPNGLKGQSQRSIASIRQMMNTKTASFQAEADKLYSSQNIKGAILSLRKARQIDPNNDELQPKIDRYVSELRKQMMSLYQEGILEESFGNVEGGEAKAGAKDKWKKILDLDVPDGEYYKKAYIKLKKYGAL
- a CDS encoding sulfatase-like hydrolase/transferase; translation: MIAVDELSVGDVNCNSESGNGTRSGFHLLCKESVRFTHAYTPSTLAAPALSSVLTGLYPFQHKVRHNGGPGLAPELDLASELAVRLEYRTSFFSGGAPIFRRTGLNQGFELFDDNIVPNFNSYYRPIKKTSNQFLQWLKHDVGNNAFFSVLYAPDLAYVTTETTTDLGETRNLSFESQLDELDESLYELFQQLKAQGRWDKTTVILVGLSGHNVEDRTGELNPTNLHSENTQVALLIKPAQSKKRDEAIYWKIDQNVSLVDLGRTLYDLLGETNLDEDDNTDFPAHSLFSVLKNPVAHWPEDRPILIESGWSMWRNAGPLKTAAISNHVLYINDESPKLYNTLLDRFEVNPLPMLQESILPTTTKLQNLLRKYQLPPYIQPNSEWMSKMSLAYSRWMRQDQEASLLRDLKRLSNNQSRSIDLLNWTAQVALNQKDWETLRSLGNKNKISLWQYVAEKNLNIKNSKTSDSCIVLLNSKELESNHLKDCGDPLFLELIDWLRADTRGLSKDTQRKKFERSFKNYMLDQEIQRANIALGLIWDTSRDNTYAPSRTELALQLPELAKVRIQAYKALATIDEED
- a CDS encoding MotA/TolQ/ExbB proton channel family protein, yielding MLAEKIFTVAHLADQVVLWLLLLLSVLSIGMILERYFALKKVNAESTRVRARIKMALQSNSLEDVEDLAKDPNSLEGRAAGYAMKHMRESGSKGLEEVFNTFALTERPELEKFLNFLATVGSNAPYVGLFGTVLGIMKAFNDLAQSPEAGQQTVMAGISMALVATAAGLFVAIPAVIFYNYYSKQVRGIFQSLESVKELCLAYAKKKGV
- a CDS encoding biopolymer transporter ExbD, whose product is MAMKTGQDNESIADINVVPLVDIILVVLIIFMVTAPMFIKPTINVNLPKAASGDQTAPSKLNIALTADGRINLNGTFVNEDAVKAKATEEVAKNADVQAIISADKDVPHGKVVALLDIVKGAGVKKFAISIDKK